One stretch of Rosistilla oblonga DNA includes these proteins:
- a CDS encoding RNA polymerase sigma factor has product MSETQANSLLVSRIREGDQRAWEDLIDRYEGRLLAFAESRIRNRAASEDIVQEAFIGFLTSLPNYDGARPLESYLFSICAYKLTDHLRREGRRPAISFSATGSQGSWDLAGTARPASSIARSGERRNLEETAVREALESQIKHWKQRGDWKKLRCLELLFVRGVGNKQVAEELNLNEQQVANYKSDFLLRVRTLVKRMNLDEEVFPELAGD; this is encoded by the coding sequence ATGTCCGAAACCCAAGCCAATTCGCTGCTCGTGAGTCGCATTCGCGAGGGAGACCAGCGGGCGTGGGAGGATCTGATCGATCGCTACGAAGGCCGGTTGTTGGCGTTTGCGGAGAGTCGGATTCGGAACCGGGCGGCCAGCGAAGATATCGTGCAGGAAGCGTTTATCGGCTTCCTGACCAGCCTGCCGAACTACGACGGGGCGCGGCCGTTGGAGAGTTATCTGTTTTCGATCTGCGCCTACAAATTGACCGATCACTTGCGTCGCGAGGGGCGTCGACCGGCGATCTCCTTCTCCGCCACCGGATCGCAGGGATCGTGGGATCTCGCCGGGACAGCCCGCCCGGCCAGCTCGATCGCCCGCAGCGGCGAGCGGCGGAATCTGGAGGAGACCGCAGTTCGGGAGGCTCTCGAATCGCAAATCAAACATTGGAAACAACGCGGCGATTGGAAGAAGCTGCGATGTCTGGAACTTCTGTTCGTCCGCGGCGTCGGCAACAAGCAAGTCGCTGAGGAATTGAATCTCAACGAACAACAAGTCGCCAATTACAAGAGCGACTTTCTGCTACGGGTTCGTACCCTAGTCAAACGTATGAACCTCGACGAAGAGGTTTTTCCAGAGCTGGCTGGGGATTGA